From the Burkholderia glumae LMG 2196 = ATCC 33617 genome, one window contains:
- a CDS encoding DMT family transporter — translation MSARHLLLLLLLASLWGASFLFIRVGVAELGVAPLIALRVGFGALFLVGLALWRTGAGPLAAALRSHAWPLLVCGLLNSAAPFCLFAFAELTLQAGVTSVINATTPLWGALVAYLWLRERLSLTRVLGLATGFAGVLLLVARQMFAPDDAGGDAGTTALAAAAALAATLLYGIAANYTKHKLSGVDPLLNAAGTMIAATALLLPPALATWPAAPVSVHAWASVLALGILCTGVAYFIFFHLIAHVGPSRAITVTFVIPIFGIFWGAVFLDEAVAPSMLAGCAVVLLGTALATGAIRRIPGLGPARDAA, via the coding sequence ATGTCCGCCCGCCATCTCTTGCTGCTGCTCCTGCTCGCCTCGCTCTGGGGCGCCTCGTTCCTGTTCATACGCGTCGGCGTGGCCGAACTCGGCGTCGCGCCGCTGATCGCGCTGCGCGTCGGCTTCGGCGCGCTGTTCCTGGTCGGCCTGGCGCTCTGGCGGACCGGCGCCGGCCCGCTCGCGGCGGCGCTGCGCAGCCATGCGTGGCCGCTGCTGGTGTGCGGGCTGCTCAATTCGGCCGCGCCGTTCTGCCTGTTCGCATTCGCCGAGCTGACGCTGCAGGCCGGCGTGACGTCGGTGATCAACGCCACCACCCCGCTCTGGGGTGCGCTGGTGGCCTACCTCTGGCTGCGCGAGCGGCTCTCGCTCACTCGCGTGCTGGGGCTCGCGACCGGCTTCGCCGGCGTGCTGCTGCTGGTAGCGCGCCAGATGTTCGCCCCGGACGACGCCGGCGGCGACGCCGGCACCACGGCGCTCGCCGCCGCCGCCGCGCTCGCGGCCACGCTGCTGTACGGGATCGCCGCGAACTACACCAAGCACAAGCTGTCCGGCGTCGATCCGCTGCTCAACGCAGCCGGCACCATGATCGCTGCGACCGCGCTGTTGCTGCCGCCGGCGCTCGCCACCTGGCCGGCCGCGCCGGTGTCGGTGCATGCCTGGGCCTCGGTGCTCGCGCTGGGCATCCTCTGCACCGGCGTGGCCTATTTCATCTTCTTTCACCTGATCGCGCATGTCGGACCGTCGCGAGCGATCACCGTCACCTTCGTGATTCCGATCTTCGGAATCTTCTGGGGTGCCGTGTTCCTCGACGAAGCCGTCGCGCCGAGCATGCTCGCCGGCTGCGCGGTGGTGCTGCTCGGCACCGCGCTCGCCACCGGCGCGATCCGGCGCATCCCGGGGCTCGGCCCGGCGCGCGACGCGGCCTGA
- a CDS encoding EAL domain-containing protein — translation MRPSAELTLDNLVSLLVSDGAGGWTADYRGLRLTSVFQPVLSISHRRIVGYEALVRAQVSPSASLEPEALFALAHTRGDAPLVDRMTRCLHAANFAAQDPGHGWLFLNVMPQMLDSGSAQRESIDELCEHFALPPTRVVLEVIEQPVRDEAALARTIDRIQHRDFLIAIDDFGTGFSNFDRVWQAHPDIVKLDRSLVERAQQPGDARRNIRHLVTMLHQAGAMVLAEGIETEHALQVLMDADVDFVQGFLFGHPEASLMLASEGGPHYIDRAWQHHARRRAEHSHAKGNGFEELERLVLQTAHAYVATSDLAGTAAPLFEFAAIRRVFVTDANGVQPEPSIMRAGVVTATQAARLAPLFPDTHCNWSRLPVWERAIQSPGRVVLTGPHHSLTEGRDAWTAAIALPAGDGPTVVCVEFVPDGPGEPPAA, via the coding sequence ATGCGACCGTCTGCCGAACTGACACTCGACAACCTCGTCAGCCTGCTCGTCTCCGACGGTGCCGGCGGCTGGACCGCCGACTACCGCGGCCTGCGTCTCACGAGCGTGTTCCAGCCCGTGCTGTCGATCTCGCACCGGCGCATCGTCGGCTACGAGGCACTGGTGCGCGCGCAGGTCTCGCCTAGCGCGTCGCTCGAACCGGAAGCCCTGTTCGCGCTCGCGCACACGCGCGGCGACGCCCCGCTCGTCGACCGCATGACGCGCTGCCTGCACGCGGCCAACTTCGCCGCCCAGGATCCCGGCCACGGCTGGCTGTTCCTCAACGTGATGCCGCAGATGCTCGATTCGGGCAGCGCGCAGCGCGAATCGATCGACGAGCTGTGCGAGCATTTCGCGCTGCCCCCCACGCGCGTCGTGCTGGAAGTGATCGAGCAGCCGGTACGCGACGAGGCCGCGCTCGCGCGCACCATCGACCGCATCCAGCACCGCGACTTCCTGATCGCGATCGACGATTTCGGCACCGGCTTCTCGAACTTCGATCGTGTCTGGCAGGCGCATCCCGACATCGTGAAGCTCGACCGCTCGCTGGTCGAGCGCGCCCAGCAGCCCGGCGACGCGCGGCGCAACATTCGCCACCTCGTGACGATGCTGCATCAGGCCGGCGCGATGGTGCTGGCCGAGGGGATCGAGACCGAACACGCGCTGCAGGTCCTGATGGATGCCGACGTCGATTTCGTGCAGGGCTTCCTGTTCGGCCATCCCGAGGCCTCGCTCATGCTCGCGAGCGAGGGCGGCCCGCACTATATCGACCGCGCCTGGCAGCACCATGCACGGCGCCGCGCCGAGCATTCGCATGCGAAGGGCAACGGCTTCGAAGAACTGGAGCGGCTGGTGCTGCAGACCGCGCATGCCTATGTGGCGACCAGCGACCTGGCCGGCACGGCCGCGCCGCTGTTCGAGTTCGCCGCGATCCGGCGTGTGTTCGTGACCGACGCGAACGGCGTGCAGCCCGAGCCGTCGATCATGCGGGCCGGCGTCGTGACGGCCACCCAGGCCGCGCGCCTCGCGCCCCTCTTTCCCGACACGCACTGCAACTGGTCGCGGCTGCCGGTCTGGGAGCGCGCGATCCAGTCGCCGGGCCGCGTGGTGCTGACCGGCCCGCATCATTCGCTCACCGAAGGGCGCGACGCCTGGACCGCCGCGATCGCGTTGCCGGCCGGCGACGGGCCGACCGTGGTCTGCGTCGAATTCGTGCCCGACGGGCCCGGCGAGCCGCCGGCGGCCTGA
- a CDS encoding glycine zipper 2TM domain-containing protein, with protein MNSIRRIGIGALLIATVASLSACDSMTTRQRDTAIGAGIGGVAGAAIGGNALSTLGGAAAGGLIGNQVGK; from the coding sequence ATGAACTCGATCCGTCGTATTGGGATAGGTGCTTTGTTGATCGCTACAGTGGCGAGTCTCTCGGCCTGCGATTCGATGACCACGCGCCAGCGCGATACGGCGATCGGTGCCGGCATCGGCGGCGTGGCCGGCGCGGCGATCGGCGGCAACGCGCTGTCGACGCTCGGCGGCGCCGCGGCGGGCGGCCTGATCGGCAATCAGGTCGGCAAGTAA
- the aspT gene encoding aspartate-alanine antiporter — MTWLHNIFTKAPEIAFFLSLAIGYFIGQIKFGKFQLGGVGGSLLAAVVISQVGVTIDNGVKAVMFAMFIYAVGYESGPGFFNSLSRKTLREIAMAVFLAASALFTVLVCAKLFHLNKGLAAGLAGGALTQSAIIGTAGDAISRLGLPLDQIKSLQADVAIAYAVTYVFGSLGSILVCVSVLPRFMGCGLKEAAREAERELSGNRLPPVAGETAALPELVGRAFRVEGAAGRTIRQVETEHGDLVTVETIHRHGKTIEPAPDFVLSRDDIVLLVGRREGMVGAAAKIGVELQDGEDLDIPMQRRQGVFTRKGMNRTTLAEVRAKIDRDLRHGVYVESATRAGQPLPVLADTELQHGDVITFYGTAKDTKRAVDSAGYELPYTNKTDFIYMGTGIVLGLLLGLLVAHIGGIPLTLGSGGGCLVAGLLFGWMRGKHPMYGVMPVPASQLLRDVGLAGFVTVVGLNSGLQAVVTVKQSGMTIFLLGIVVTVVPLILTMLFGRYVLRYRNAAILAGALAGSRSSNPAFGGVLDKAESAIPTVPFAITYALANVLLTLLGPLVVGLV; from the coding sequence ATGACCTGGTTGCACAACATATTCACGAAAGCGCCCGAGATAGCGTTTTTTCTATCCCTGGCCATCGGCTATTTCATCGGCCAAATCAAGTTCGGCAAATTCCAGCTGGGCGGCGTGGGCGGCTCGTTGCTGGCCGCCGTCGTGATCAGCCAGGTGGGCGTCACGATCGACAACGGCGTCAAGGCCGTCATGTTCGCCATGTTCATCTACGCGGTCGGCTACGAGTCAGGGCCCGGTTTCTTCAATTCGCTGAGCCGCAAGACCCTGCGTGAAATCGCGATGGCGGTGTTCCTCGCGGCGAGCGCGCTGTTTACGGTGCTGGTCTGCGCGAAGCTGTTCCATCTGAACAAGGGGCTGGCCGCCGGGCTCGCCGGCGGTGCGCTGACCCAGTCGGCCATCATCGGCACGGCCGGCGACGCGATCTCGCGCCTGGGCCTGCCGCTCGACCAGATCAAGTCGCTGCAGGCGGACGTGGCGATCGCCTACGCCGTCACCTATGTGTTCGGCTCGCTCGGTTCGATCCTGGTCTGCGTGAGCGTGCTGCCGAGATTCATGGGCTGCGGGCTCAAGGAGGCGGCGCGGGAAGCCGAGCGCGAGCTGTCGGGCAACCGCCTGCCACCCGTCGCGGGCGAGACGGCGGCGCTGCCCGAGCTGGTCGGCCGGGCGTTCCGTGTCGAAGGCGCGGCCGGACGCACGATCCGGCAGGTCGAGACGGAGCACGGCGACCTCGTGACGGTCGAGACCATCCACCGTCACGGCAAGACGATCGAGCCCGCGCCCGACTTCGTGCTGAGCCGCGACGACATCGTGCTGCTGGTGGGGCGCCGCGAGGGCATGGTCGGCGCGGCCGCCAAGATTGGTGTCGAGCTGCAGGACGGCGAGGACCTCGACATTCCGATGCAGAGGCGCCAGGGCGTGTTCACGCGCAAGGGCATGAACCGCACCACGCTGGCCGAGGTGCGCGCCAAAATCGATCGTGATCTGCGCCACGGCGTGTATGTCGAGAGCGCGACGCGCGCCGGCCAGCCGCTGCCGGTGCTCGCCGATACCGAGTTGCAGCACGGCGACGTCATCACCTTCTACGGCACCGCGAAGGATACCAAGCGCGCCGTCGACTCGGCAGGCTACGAACTGCCGTACACCAACAAGACCGACTTCATCTACATGGGTACCGGCATCGTGCTGGGCCTGCTGCTGGGTCTGCTGGTGGCGCATATCGGCGGCATTCCCCTCACGCTCGGCTCGGGCGGCGGCTGTCTCGTGGCCGGCCTGCTGTTCGGCTGGATGCGCGGCAAGCATCCGATGTACGGCGTGATGCCGGTCCCGGCCTCGCAACTGCTCAGGGACGTCGGGTTGGCCGGCTTCGTCACCGTGGTCGGACTGAACTCGGGCCTGCAGGCCGTCGTCACGGTCAAGCAGAGCGGCATGACGATCTTCCTGCTCGGCATCGTGGTCACGGTGGTGCCGCTGATCCTGACCATGTTGTTCGGCCGCTACGTGCTGCGCTATCGCAACGCGGCGATCCTGGCCGGCGCGCTGGCCGGCTCGCGCAGCTCGAACCCCGCGTTCGGCGGCGTGCTCGACAAGGCCGAAAGCGCGATTCCCACGGTGCCGTTCGCGATCACCTACGCGCTCGCCAACGTGCTGCTGACCCTGCTCGGCCCGCTCGTGGTGGGCCTGGTCTGA
- a CDS encoding AAA family ATPase, with translation MKDLTEPFGFVGGLAERLPEPADFGLALAEGFARRIGMLSRRLGAPADAARWAARAAFAASRATAAGHVCIALGALAARYAVSLDQVRAELAASGVTAFGRAPRGADCPLVVDAQGRLYLARYFDYETRLADALVAHARAARPEADGALAPARLRESLARYFAPPREGEIDWQRVAAVVALGGRLTIVSGGPGTGKTTTVVGVIACLIELQPALRIALAAPTGKAAQRMQEALHARAAGLPAEFAAQLPRTSYTLHRLLGWLPGGRFRHHRDNPLPYDLVVVDEASMIDVALAAHLLDALAPGARLVLLGDKDQLAAVEAGAVFAELSARPAFSAAGCERIAAALGVSPAAFVAALPDEARATAPAGATQGANRAGADGRPASAAAPRRRGARPAPPEAGGMPVQRSLFDFDEVAASTDASACAAESASRAGQAGFADAPLEAWIEPDELAWLDAWRIDEVQAARFDAGRTGMPAVPGPGREPASHADAPAVGEPLADCVVWLERNYRFGLDSPIGRLSLAIRRGDAQAALDALSTQADAAARFIDDGGDALAAATIERLADGFAAYGRALREVLAGGEPDPLPLFDVLNRFRVLCATRTGARGADEINLRVAALVRRAVGVPLAVGAHWFAGRPVMVTRNDYALGLFNGDIGIALHDAQGALRVWFRGADGLARAVSPAALPPHDTAFALTVHKSQGSEFDEAALVLPAAFGRVLSRELVYTAITRARSRVQVIGPRAVLAQAIATRTQRDSGLAARIADAAQAAAEAEARH, from the coding sequence ATGAAGGATCTGACCGAACCGTTCGGCTTCGTCGGCGGCCTCGCCGAGCGCCTGCCCGAGCCTGCCGATTTCGGGCTCGCGCTCGCCGAGGGCTTCGCGCGCCGCATCGGGATGCTGTCGCGCCGGCTCGGCGCGCCCGCCGATGCGGCGCGCTGGGCCGCGCGCGCGGCGTTCGCGGCGAGCCGCGCCACCGCGGCGGGGCATGTCTGCATCGCGCTCGGTGCGCTCGCCGCGCGCTACGCCGTGTCGCTCGACCAGGTGCGCGCCGAGCTGGCCGCGAGCGGTGTGACCGCGTTCGGCCGCGCGCCGCGCGGCGCCGACTGTCCGTTGGTGGTGGACGCGCAGGGGCGGCTCTACCTCGCCCGCTATTTCGACTACGAGACGCGGCTCGCCGACGCGCTGGTCGCGCACGCCCGCGCGGCGCGTCCCGAGGCGGACGGCGCGCTGGCGCCGGCGCGCCTGCGCGAGAGCCTCGCGCGCTACTTCGCGCCGCCGCGCGAGGGCGAGATCGACTGGCAGCGCGTGGCGGCCGTGGTCGCGCTCGGCGGCCGCTTGACGATCGTCAGCGGCGGGCCGGGCACCGGCAAGACCACCACCGTGGTCGGCGTGATCGCCTGCCTGATCGAGCTGCAGCCGGCGCTGCGCATCGCGCTCGCGGCGCCGACCGGCAAGGCCGCGCAGCGCATGCAGGAGGCGCTGCACGCGCGCGCGGCCGGGCTGCCCGCCGAGTTCGCCGCGCAACTGCCGCGCACCTCGTACACGCTGCACCGGCTGCTCGGCTGGCTGCCCGGCGGCCGGTTCCGCCACCACCGCGACAACCCGCTGCCCTACGATCTCGTCGTGGTCGACGAGGCATCGATGATCGACGTCGCGCTGGCGGCCCACCTGCTCGATGCGCTCGCGCCCGGCGCGCGGCTCGTGCTGCTCGGCGACAAGGACCAGCTCGCCGCCGTGGAGGCGGGCGCGGTGTTCGCCGAACTGAGCGCACGGCCGGCATTCAGCGCGGCCGGCTGCGAGCGGATCGCCGCGGCGCTCGGCGTGAGCCCGGCGGCCTTCGTCGCCGCGCTGCCCGACGAGGCACGCGCGACGGCGCCGGCCGGCGCAACGCAGGGCGCGAACCGGGCCGGTGCCGACGGCCGGCCGGCCTCGGCCGCCGCGCCGCGGCGGCGCGGGGCACGCCCGGCGCCGCCCGAGGCTGGCGGCATGCCGGTGCAGCGCTCGCTGTTCGATTTCGACGAGGTCGCCGCGAGCACCGATGCGTCCGCTTGCGCAGCCGAATCGGCGAGCCGGGCCGGCCAGGCAGGCTTCGCCGACGCGCCGCTCGAGGCGTGGATCGAACCCGACGAGCTGGCGTGGCTCGATGCATGGCGCATCGACGAGGTCCAGGCGGCGCGGTTCGACGCGGGGCGCACCGGCATGCCCGCGGTGCCGGGGCCCGGGCGCGAGCCGGCAAGCCACGCCGATGCGCCCGCCGTGGGCGAGCCGCTCGCCGACTGCGTGGTCTGGCTCGAACGCAACTACCGCTTCGGCCTCGATTCGCCGATCGGCCGGCTGTCGCTGGCGATCCGGCGCGGCGACGCGCAGGCCGCGCTCGACGCGCTATCGACGCAGGCCGACGCCGCCGCGCGGTTCATCGACGACGGCGGCGACGCGCTGGCCGCCGCCACCATCGAGCGCCTTGCCGACGGCTTCGCCGCCTATGGCCGGGCCCTGCGCGAGGTGCTCGCCGGCGGCGAGCCGGACCCGCTGCCGCTGTTCGACGTGCTGAACCGCTTCCGGGTGCTCTGCGCGACGCGCACCGGCGCGCGCGGGGCCGACGAGATCAATCTGCGCGTGGCGGCGCTGGTGCGGCGCGCGGTGGGCGTGCCGCTTGCCGTGGGCGCGCACTGGTTCGCCGGCCGGCCGGTGATGGTCACGCGCAACGACTACGCGCTCGGCCTGTTCAATGGCGATATCGGTATCGCGCTGCACGACGCGCAGGGGGCGCTGCGGGTCTGGTTCCGGGGCGCCGACGGGCTCGCGCGCGCCGTCTCGCCGGCCGCGCTGCCGCCGCACGATACGGCCTTCGCGCTGACCGTCCACAAGTCGCAGGGCTCGGAATTCGACGAGGCCGCGCTGGTGCTGCCGGCCGCGTTCGGCCGCGTGCTGTCGCGCGAACTGGTCTACACCGCCATCACGCGGGCCCGCTCGCGCGTGCAAGTGATCGGCCCGCGCGCCGTGCTCGCGCAGGCGATCGCGACCCGCACGCAACGCGATTCGGGCCTCGCCGCGCGCATCGCCGATGCCGCGCAGGCGGCCGCCGAGGCCGAGGCACGGCACTAG
- the thiC gene encoding phosphomethylpyrimidine synthase ThiC: MNANPKFLSANARVDAAAIAPLPNSRKVYVTGSQPDIRVPMREITQSDTPTGFGGEKNPPIYVYDTSGPYTDPEARIDIRSGLPALRQRWIEARGDTEMLAGLTSEYGRERAADPATAELRFPGLHRQPRRAQRGRNVTQMHYARQGIITPEMEFIAIRENQRRAEYLASLEASGPNGAKLAAMIGRQHRGQAFGAAAFGAQALTEITPEFVREEVARGRAIIPANINHPESEPMIIGRNFLVKINANIGNSAVTSSIGEEVDKMTWAIRWGGDTVMDLSTGKHIHETREWIIRNSPVPIGTVPIYQALEKVNGRAEDLTWEIFRDTLIEQAEQGVDYFTIHAGVRLQYVPLTANRMTGIVSRGGSIMAKWCLAHHQESFLYEHFEDICEIMKAYDVSFSLGDGLRPGSIYDANDEAQLGELKTLGELTQIAWKHDVQVMIEGPGHVPMQLIKENMDLQLEWCDEAPFYTLGPLTTDIAPGYDHITSGIGAAMIGWFGTAMLCYVTPKEHLGLPNKDDVKEGIITYKLAAHAADLAKGHPGAQVRDNALSKARFEFRWEDQFNIGLDPDKAREFHDETLPKDSAKVAHFCSMCGPHFCSMKITQDVRDFAAKQGVSESEALKKGMEVKAVEFVRTGAEIYHRQ, from the coding sequence ATGAATGCCAATCCGAAGTTCCTGTCGGCCAATGCCCGCGTCGACGCCGCCGCGATCGCCCCGCTGCCGAATTCACGCAAGGTCTACGTCACCGGCTCGCAGCCCGACATCCGCGTGCCGATGCGCGAGATCACGCAGTCGGACACCCCGACCGGCTTCGGCGGCGAGAAGAACCCGCCGATCTACGTCTATGACACGTCCGGCCCGTACACCGACCCGGAAGCCCGGATCGACATCCGCTCGGGCCTGCCGGCGCTGCGCCAGCGCTGGATCGAGGCGCGCGGCGACACCGAGATGCTGGCGGGCCTGACGAGCGAGTACGGCCGCGAGCGCGCCGCCGACCCGGCCACCGCCGAACTGCGCTTCCCGGGCCTGCATCGCCAGCCGCGCCGTGCGCAGCGCGGCCGCAACGTCACGCAGATGCACTACGCGCGCCAGGGCATCATCACGCCCGAGATGGAATTCATCGCGATCCGCGAGAACCAGCGCCGCGCCGAGTACCTCGCGAGCCTCGAGGCAAGCGGCCCGAACGGCGCCAAGCTGGCCGCCATGATTGGCCGCCAGCATCGCGGCCAGGCGTTCGGCGCAGCCGCGTTCGGCGCGCAGGCGCTCACCGAGATCACGCCCGAGTTCGTGCGCGAGGAAGTGGCGCGCGGCCGCGCCATCATCCCGGCCAACATCAACCACCCCGAATCGGAGCCGATGATCATCGGCCGCAACTTCCTCGTGAAGATCAACGCGAACATCGGCAATTCGGCCGTGACCTCGTCGATCGGCGAGGAAGTCGACAAGATGACCTGGGCGATCCGCTGGGGCGGCGACACGGTGATGGACCTGTCCACCGGCAAGCACATCCACGAGACGCGCGAGTGGATCATCCGCAACAGCCCGGTGCCGATCGGCACCGTACCGATCTACCAGGCGCTGGAAAAGGTCAACGGCCGCGCCGAGGACCTCACCTGGGAAATCTTCCGCGACACGCTGATCGAGCAGGCCGAGCAAGGCGTCGACTACTTCACGATCCATGCCGGCGTGCGCCTGCAGTACGTGCCGCTCACGGCCAACCGGATGACCGGCATCGTCTCGCGCGGCGGCTCGATCATGGCGAAGTGGTGCCTCGCGCATCACCAGGAAAGCTTCCTCTACGAGCACTTCGAGGACATCTGCGAGATCATGAAGGCCTACGACGTGAGCTTCTCGCTCGGCGACGGCCTGCGCCCCGGCTCGATCTACGACGCCAACGACGAAGCCCAGCTCGGCGAGCTGAAGACGCTCGGCGAACTCACCCAGATCGCCTGGAAGCACGACGTGCAGGTGATGATCGAAGGCCCCGGCCACGTGCCGATGCAATTGATCAAGGAGAACATGGACCTGCAGCTCGAATGGTGCGACGAGGCGCCGTTCTACACGCTCGGGCCGCTCACCACCGACATCGCGCCGGGCTACGACCACATCACGTCGGGCATCGGCGCGGCGATGATCGGCTGGTTCGGCACCGCGATGCTCTGCTACGTCACGCCGAAGGAGCACCTCGGGCTGCCGAACAAGGACGACGTCAAGGAAGGCATCATCACCTACAAGCTCGCGGCACACGCGGCCGACCTCGCCAAGGGCCATCCGGGCGCGCAGGTGCGCGACAACGCGCTGTCGAAGGCGCGCTTCGAGTTCCGCTGGGAAGACCAGTTCAACATCGGCCTCGACCCGGACAAGGCGCGTGAATTCCACGACGAGACGCTGCCGAAGGATTCGGCCAAGGTCGCGCACTTCTGCTCGATGTGCGGCCCGCACTTCTGCTCGATGAAGATCACGCAGGACGTGCGCGATTTCGCGGCCAAACAGGGCGTGTCGGAAAGCGAGGCGCTGAAGAAGGGCATGGAGGTCAAGGCCGTCGAGTTCGTCAGGACCGGCGCCGAAATCTACCACCGCCAGTGA
- a CDS encoding bifunctional aspartate transaminase/aspartate 4-decarboxylase → MTKNDQNLNERAKLAALSPFELKDELIRVAGEGVVERPANVSMLNAGRGNPNFLATIPRHGFWQLGLFAMREAERSFAYMPEGLGGMPKRDGIVERFDLFLRENHGCPGIDFLHGAVSYVRDQLGLSDADFLYEMCEGILGANYPVPDRMLKLSEVIVGQYLRREMIGKHPFVGEFDVFATEGGTAAMTYIFNTMRENHLIKPGDIIALGMPIFTPYIEIPKLNDYQLDVVHLNATVESNWQYSKDELDKLRDPKIKAFFLVNPSNPPSVRLSDESLEYIAEIVKDRPDLVLLTDDVYGTFADDFVSLFALAPHNTILVYSYSKYFGATGWRLGTIATHRDNVLDRQIAELTEEQKQGLRERYESITTDPDSLKFIDRLVADSRTVALNHTAGLATPQQVQMVLFSLFSLMDTPDAYKNALKRLIRSRKRALYEEVGIAFDDSDPNQVDYYTILDLEFLGEREYGREFVDWLLKRAEPSDLLFRLAREARVVLLPGRGFGTPHPSGRVSLANLNESDYRKIGRALRKLIEDYVSQYEKETGKKIRDRASAR, encoded by the coding sequence ATGACCAAGAACGACCAAAACCTGAACGAGCGGGCAAAACTCGCCGCCCTCAGCCCCTTCGAACTGAAGGACGAGCTGATCAGGGTTGCCGGCGAGGGCGTGGTCGAACGCCCCGCCAACGTCTCGATGCTGAACGCCGGCCGCGGCAATCCCAACTTCCTCGCCACCATCCCGCGCCACGGCTTCTGGCAGCTCGGCCTGTTCGCGATGCGCGAGGCGGAGCGCTCGTTCGCCTACATGCCCGAGGGGCTCGGCGGCATGCCCAAGCGCGACGGCATCGTCGAGCGTTTCGACCTGTTCCTGCGCGAGAACCACGGCTGCCCCGGCATCGATTTCCTGCATGGCGCGGTGTCCTACGTGCGCGACCAGCTCGGCCTGTCCGACGCCGATTTCCTCTATGAAATGTGCGAAGGCATCCTGGGCGCGAACTATCCGGTGCCCGACCGGATGCTGAAGCTCTCGGAGGTGATCGTCGGGCAGTACCTGCGCCGCGAGATGATCGGCAAGCATCCTTTCGTCGGCGAATTCGACGTGTTCGCCACCGAAGGCGGCACGGCGGCGATGACGTACATCTTCAACACGATGCGCGAGAACCATCTGATCAAGCCGGGCGACATCATCGCGCTGGGCATGCCGATCTTCACGCCCTACATCGAGATTCCGAAGCTCAACGACTACCAGCTCGATGTCGTGCATCTGAACGCGACGGTCGAGAGCAACTGGCAATACTCGAAGGACGAGCTCGACAAGCTGCGCGATCCGAAGATCAAGGCGTTCTTCCTCGTCAACCCGAGCAATCCGCCGTCGGTGCGCCTGAGCGACGAGAGCCTCGAGTACATCGCCGAAATCGTCAAGGATCGCCCCGACCTGGTGCTGCTGACCGACGACGTGTACGGCACGTTCGCCGACGATTTCGTCTCGCTGTTCGCGCTCGCACCGCACAACACGATCCTCGTCTACTCGTATTCGAAGTACTTCGGCGCGACCGGCTGGCGCCTCGGCACCATCGCCACCCATCGCGACAACGTGCTGGATCGCCAGATTGCCGAGCTGACCGAGGAACAGAAGCAGGGCCTGCGCGAGCGCTACGAGTCGATCACGACCGACCCGGATTCGCTGAAGTTCATCGACCGGCTGGTGGCCGACAGCCGTACCGTCGCGCTGAATCACACGGCCGGCCTGGCCACGCCGCAGCAGGTGCAGATGGTGCTGTTCTCGCTGTTCTCGCTGATGGATACGCCGGACGCATACAAGAACGCGCTCAAGCGCCTGATCCGCAGCCGCAAGCGCGCGCTGTACGAGGAAGTGGGCATCGCGTTCGACGACAGCGATCCGAACCAGGTCGACTACTACACGATCCTCGACCTCGAATTCCTCGGCGAGCGCGAATACGGCCGCGAGTTCGTGGACTGGCTGCTCAAGAGAGCCGAGCCGTCGGACCTGTTGTTCCGCCTCGCCCGCGAGGCGCGCGTGGTGCTGCTGCCGGGCCGCGGCTTCGGCACGCCGCATCCGTCGGGCCGCGTGTCACTGGCCAACCTCAACGAGTCCGACTATCGCAAGATCGGCCGAGCGCTGCGCAAGCTGATCGAGGACTATGTCAGCCAGTACGAGAAGGAAACCGGCAAGAAGATCCGCGATCGCGCGAGCGCGAGGTAA